A section of the Cyanobacterium sp. T60_A2020_053 genome encodes:
- a CDS encoding DUF4926 domain-containing protein, protein MNHIKLHDMVALNENITAKQFMTNKTIIIPRGQVGTIVEIYPENKAFEVEFSDENGQTYALLSLNPEKFILLYYDTSNLVLA, encoded by the coding sequence ATGAATCATATTAAATTACATGACATGGTTGCCTTAAATGAAAATATTACAGCTAAACAATTTATGACAAATAAAACGATAATTATTCCTAGAGGACAAGTAGGCACAATTGTTGAAATTTATCCCGAAAATAAAGCCTTTGAAGTAGAATTTTCAGATGAAAATGGGCAAACTTACGCATTATTATCTCTGAATCCCGAAAAGTTCATTTTACTTTACTACGATACTTCTAATCTTGTCTTAGCTTAA
- a CDS encoding VWA domain-containing protein, with protein sequence MKDNCAQITVGETLTPLQIKGLELVSWWRGRDVVFAIDLTESVSLDDEGRLRLKQIIDESLNRGDTVYIVPFSSQVNPTGDSNPLNPSEAIEFRNPEEGIEAVLNKIPLQTDVNESNTDIQQAEHFIYQNLAQINQNRLCEKQPIKPQSVVWLTDAPLQTSPGMTSEVWIETPANSPYRDATTSESVNRQSWLDNLPLTSNSRTIGNYQLSVVDIAPTVQEFCTPAPGGRETCLVNSYLFGQLWLPFSLILLCLLGVGGAGFYGIKYYLDLKKVWKLEVKINDDDDSQIIYLKHNESLSIGEDVECKGGEIRGYLRRKGNRLIIEPHSDSLPIEYKGQEIRDKIYLKNAQDRSIRLDMPDVREELYIKITRQS encoded by the coding sequence ATGAAAGATAATTGCGCCCAAATTACCGTCGGTGAAACCCTGACACCTTTGCAAATAAAAGGTTTGGAATTGGTGTCATGGTGGCGAGGTAGAGATGTGGTTTTTGCCATTGATTTAACCGAAAGCGTCAGCCTTGATGATGAGGGAAGATTACGTTTAAAACAAATTATCGATGAGAGTCTTAATCGGGGTGATACGGTTTATATTGTGCCTTTTTCTTCACAGGTTAACCCTACGGGTGATAGTAACCCTTTAAATCCTTCCGAAGCTATTGAATTTCGTAATCCTGAAGAAGGTATCGAAGCGGTTTTAAATAAAATTCCTCTGCAAACGGATGTCAATGAAAGTAATACAGATATACAACAAGCTGAACATTTTATTTATCAAAATCTCGCCCAAATCAATCAAAATCGACTGTGTGAAAAGCAACCGATAAAACCGCAGTCGGTGGTATGGTTAACGGATGCGCCTTTGCAAACTTCGCCGGGTATGACTTCTGAGGTGTGGATAGAAACTCCTGCGAATAGTCCTTATCGTGATGCTACCACATCTGAAAGTGTTAACCGTCAAAGTTGGTTAGATAATCTTCCCCTCACTAGCAACAGTCGCACTATTGGTAATTATCAGTTAAGTGTGGTTGATATTGCCCCTACGGTGCAGGAATTTTGTACCCCAGCGCCCGGCGGTAGAGAAACTTGTCTGGTGAATTCTTATCTTTTTGGTCAATTATGGCTACCTTTTAGCTTAATTTTACTATGTTTGCTTGGGGTGGGGGGCGCTGGATTTTACGGCATTAAATATTATTTGGATTTAAAAAAAGTCTGGAAATTAGAAGTTAAAATAAATGATGATGATGATAGTCAAATAATTTACCTGAAACATAATGAAAGTCTATCGATTGGGGAAGATGTGGAGTGTAAAGGAGGCGAAATTAGAGGATATTTAAGAAGAAAAGGAAACCGATTAATTATTGAACCTCACTCCGATAGTTTACCGATAGAATATAAAGGTCAAGAAATAAGAGATAAAATATACCTAAAAAACGCCCAAGATCGCTCTATACGGTTAGATATGCCTGATGTAAGAGAAGAATTATATATTAAAATAACAAGACAAAGCTAG
- a CDS encoding ABC transporter ATP-binding protein — MVSPRLKKLFSYLEPHQDKLYWGISALLLVNILGVYLPWLIRDIFDALEQGFTLNQLMQYVILLFILACIMWCIRMFSRMMIFGIGRQVEFDLKQVIFEHLLKLEPSYFSVNTSGDLINRATSDVDNIRRLVGFAILSLINTVFAYGLTLPAMLFINVKLSLLAIAVYPLMLMTVQLFSRKLADQQLDVQERLSDISELIQEDMSGIALIKIYAQEENERRAFAETNRRLLKANLRLAQTRNVLFPVIQGIASISFLVLLWFGTTDIEKGLISVGDFIALLIYVERLVFPTALLGFTITTYQRGEVSIDRLDAITQVEPKIKNDPEPVSIPLSQLKGEIKAQNLTFYYPDSKIPALDDLNFTVKAGETVAIVGLIGSGKSTLANAIPRLLEIESNQLFLDGVDITKVNLYDLRQAIAFVPQDSFLFSTTIKNNIAYSDPQGELVAVQQAARQAQIEPEIVNFPQQYETLVGERGITLSGGQRQRSSLARALFADAKILILDDALSSVDNKTATQILENLKQEKDKTTIFITHQLSAVQNADRIFVMEKGKIVQMGTHQELFNQVGLYQRLWQQHQLEEILSGT; from the coding sequence ATGGTAAGCCCCAGACTAAAGAAACTATTTTCGTATCTCGAACCTCATCAAGATAAACTATATTGGGGCATTTCCGCCCTTTTATTAGTCAACATTTTAGGGGTTTATCTGCCTTGGTTAATTCGGGATATTTTTGATGCTTTAGAGCAAGGTTTCACCCTCAATCAATTAATGCAATATGTAATTTTATTGTTTATTCTTGCTTGTATCATGTGGTGTATTCGGATGTTTTCCCGCATGATGATTTTTGGCATCGGCAGACAAGTAGAATTTGATTTAAAACAAGTTATCTTTGAACATTTACTTAAACTTGAGCCTTCTTATTTCAGCGTTAATACTTCCGGAGATTTAATCAACCGTGCCACTAGCGATGTGGATAATATTCGCCGTTTGGTGGGTTTTGCTATCCTCAGTTTAATTAACACTGTTTTTGCTTATGGTTTGACTTTACCGGCAATGTTGTTCATTAATGTTAAACTTAGCCTATTAGCCATTGCAGTTTATCCGTTAATGTTAATGACGGTGCAGTTATTTAGTCGTAAATTAGCAGATCAACAGTTAGATGTGCAAGAAAGACTCTCGGATATTAGTGAGTTAATCCAAGAGGATATGAGTGGCATTGCCTTGATTAAAATTTATGCCCAAGAGGAAAACGAAAGAAGGGCTTTTGCAGAAACTAATCGCCGTTTACTGAAAGCCAATTTACGGTTGGCACAAACAAGAAATGTACTTTTTCCAGTCATTCAAGGTATCGCTAGTATTAGTTTTTTAGTTCTTCTTTGGTTTGGAACTACTGACATCGAAAAAGGTTTAATTAGTGTAGGGGATTTCATTGCCTTACTTATCTATGTAGAAAGGTTAGTTTTTCCCACTGCTTTACTTGGTTTTACCATTACCACTTATCAACGGGGTGAGGTTAGCATTGATCGTTTAGATGCTATTACTCAGGTTGAACCAAAAATTAAAAATGATCCTGAACCAGTTTCCATACCATTATCACAACTCAAGGGAGAAATAAAAGCACAAAATTTAACTTTTTATTATCCTGATAGTAAAATTCCAGCTTTAGATGATCTCAATTTTACTGTTAAAGCTGGTGAAACGGTTGCTATTGTTGGTTTAATTGGTTCTGGAAAATCCACCCTCGCTAATGCGATTCCTCGTTTACTGGAAATTGAATCAAATCAATTATTTCTCGATGGGGTGGATATTACCAAAGTTAATTTATACGATTTACGTCAAGCTATCGCTTTTGTGCCTCAAGATAGTTTCTTATTTTCCACTACTATTAAAAATAATATCGCTTATAGTGATCCCCAAGGGGAATTGGTGGCGGTGCAACAGGCGGCACGACAAGCTCAAATTGAGCCAGAAATTGTTAATTTTCCTCAACAATATGAAACTTTAGTGGGTGAAAGGGGAATTACTCTATCGGGTGGGCAAAGGCAACGTAGCTCACTGGCACGGGCGCTCTTCGCCGATGCTAAAATCCTGATATTAGATGATGCGCTTTCTAGTGTGGATAATAAAACTGCTACGCAAATTTTAGAAAATCTCAAGCAAGAAAAGGATAAAACCACTATTTTTATTACTCATCAACTGTCGGCGGTACAAAATGCGGATCGTATTTTTGTGATGGAAAAGGGTAAAATTGTGCAGATGGGGACTCATCAAGAGTTATTTAATCAAGTTGGTTTGTATCAGAGGTTGTGGCAACAGCATCAATTAGAGGAAATTCTTAGCGGTACTTAA
- the recJ gene encoding single-stranded-DNA-specific exonuclease RecJ — MISSKIYPQRWKIYPPQPHLVAELVRTFGLSPIMAQVIINRGFHDLGDVRCYISPESENLPSPLQEFPDLEHSLNLLTDAINHQEKIAICGDYDADGMTSTALLIRAFKHLGAIVDYAIPSRMKDGYGLNNRIVEEFKQENVQLILTVDNGISAHQPIALAKELGIKVIITDHHDLPLNLPLADAILNPKLLPKNSPYAGLAGVGVAYILAVTLAQKLAQLSGLTKQLLELYTLGTIADLAPLTGVNRRWLKRGLKFLANSDVLGIQKLIEIGGVNDQKKTLNPEDIGFKLGPRINAIGRIGDPQIVIELLTTNDDEIATARALECNQVNETRQKLCIEITDEAINLIEKNYSHYKQDRVILIVQEGWHHGIIGIVASRLVEKYAVPVFIGTYEGDDNEKIRGSARGIEEYNIFEALQYCDDLLGKYGGHKMAGGFSFETKNLSLIKQRLIDFSHQLLLPEHLQTLVKIDAEINLSQANLILLRESEKLQPWGIENNTPIFCSRGVKVIEQKLTRNGEHLQLILKDNSGTLRCIAWRKSDYFPLPPTIDIAYKITLNEWQGEKNIQLDIQGMKPS, encoded by the coding sequence ATGATAAGTTCAAAAATTTATCCCCAAAGATGGAAAATTTATCCCCCTCAACCTCACTTAGTAGCTGAGTTAGTGAGAACTTTTGGTTTATCACCTATAATGGCACAAGTAATCATTAATCGAGGTTTTCATGATCTCGGCGACGTGCGCTGTTATATCTCCCCTGAGAGCGAGAATCTTCCCTCTCCTTTGCAAGAGTTTCCTGATTTAGAGCATAGTTTAAATTTACTGACTGATGCCATTAATCATCAAGAAAAAATAGCTATTTGTGGCGATTATGATGCTGACGGCATGACCAGTACAGCTTTATTAATCAGAGCTTTTAAGCATTTAGGAGCAATAGTTGATTATGCTATTCCCAGTCGTATGAAAGATGGCTATGGCTTAAATAATCGTATTGTGGAGGAGTTTAAGCAGGAAAATGTGCAGTTAATTTTAACGGTTGATAATGGAATTTCTGCCCATCAACCTATTGCCTTGGCAAAAGAATTAGGGATAAAAGTTATTATCACAGATCATCATGATTTACCCCTAAATTTACCGTTAGCGGATGCCATTTTAAATCCTAAATTACTACCGAAAAACTCTCCCTATGCTGGTTTAGCAGGGGTAGGAGTAGCTTATATTTTAGCGGTTACTTTAGCTCAAAAATTGGCTCAATTATCTGGTTTAACTAAACAGTTATTAGAATTATATACCCTTGGTACTATTGCTGATTTAGCGCCCCTCACCGGTGTTAATAGACGTTGGTTAAAAAGAGGATTAAAATTTTTAGCTAATTCTGATGTTTTAGGCATACAAAAATTAATTGAAATAGGAGGAGTAAATGACCAGAAAAAAACTCTCAATCCTGAAGATATAGGTTTTAAATTAGGTCCAAGAATTAACGCCATCGGGCGCATTGGTGATCCTCAAATTGTTATAGAATTATTAACCACCAATGATGATGAAATTGCTACGGCAAGGGCGCTGGAATGTAATCAAGTCAACGAAACTAGACAGAAATTATGTATAGAAATAACTGATGAAGCTATTAATTTAATTGAAAAAAATTACTCACACTACAAACAAGACCGAGTAATTTTAATAGTTCAAGAAGGATGGCATCATGGTATTATCGGTATTGTGGCATCTCGCTTAGTAGAAAAATATGCTGTACCTGTTTTTATTGGCACTTATGAAGGAGATGATAACGAAAAAATTAGAGGTTCAGCTCGTGGCATTGAAGAATATAATATTTTTGAGGCTTTACAATATTGTGATGATTTATTAGGTAAATATGGTGGACATAAAATGGCAGGAGGGTTTAGTTTTGAAACCAAAAATTTAAGCCTAATTAAACAAAGATTAATTGATTTTAGTCATCAACTTTTATTACCTGAGCATCTACAGACTTTAGTAAAAATTGATGCAGAAATTAACCTCTCTCAAGCAAATTTAATTTTACTAAGAGAATCAGAAAAATTACAGCCTTGGGGCATTGAAAACAATACGCCAATTTTTTGCAGTCGTGGCGTAAAAGTAATAGAACAAAAACTTACTAGAAACGGAGAACATTTACAGTTGATTTTAAAAGATAATTCAGGTACTTTACGTTGTATTGCATGGCGAAAAAGTGACTATTTTCCCTTACCGCCTACCATTGATATTGCCTATAAAATCACTCTTAATGAATGGCAAGGAGAAAAAAATATACAGTTAGATATTCAGGGCATGAAACCATCCTAG
- the kaiC gene encoding circadian clock protein KaiC produces the protein MNKNMISQEKKDALKEKGVKKIRTMIEGFDEITHGGLPIARTTLVSGTSGTGKTLLAIQFLYNGIKHFSYPGLFITFEESPHDIIQNAYSFGWDLQSLIEQGKLFILDASPDPEGQEVVGNFDLSALIERIQYAVNKYKAKFVSIDSVTAVFQQYDAASVVRREIFRLVARLKHLEVTSIMTTERIEEYGPVARFGVEEFVSDNVVIVRNVLEGERRRRTVEVLKLRGTTHMKGEYPFTITGDGINIFPLGAMQLTQRSSNSRSSSGIKTLDDMCGGGFFKDSIILATGATGTGKTLLVSKFLEEGCRQGERAILFAYEESRAQLSRNASSWGIDFEEMESKGLLKLLCSYPESAGLEDHLQMIKSEIAEFKPSRIAIDSLSALARGVTNNAFRQFVIGVTGYAKQEEITGFFTNTTDQFMGAHSITESHISTITDTILMLQYVEIRGEMSRAINVFKMRGSWHDKGIREYSISKEGPNIKDSFRNYERIISGSPSRISVDEKTELSRIVKGVKDKAP, from the coding sequence ATGAATAAAAATATGATTAGTCAGGAAAAAAAAGACGCTCTAAAAGAAAAAGGTGTCAAAAAAATACGCACCATGATTGAGGGTTTTGATGAAATTACCCATGGTGGTTTACCCATCGCCAGAACTACTCTAGTCAGTGGTACATCAGGAACGGGTAAAACTTTATTAGCAATTCAATTTCTGTATAATGGCATCAAACATTTTAGCTATCCGGGGCTATTTATTACTTTTGAAGAATCCCCCCATGATATTATTCAAAATGCTTATAGTTTTGGTTGGGATTTACAAAGTTTAATTGAGCAAGGTAAGTTGTTTATTTTGGATGCTTCTCCTGATCCTGAAGGTCAAGAGGTAGTTGGTAATTTTGATCTATCTGCTTTAATTGAGCGGATTCAATACGCTGTTAACAAATATAAAGCAAAGTTTGTTTCCATTGATTCAGTGACGGCGGTATTTCAGCAGTATGATGCAGCCTCCGTCGTGCGCCGAGAGATTTTTAGGTTAGTAGCGCGCCTCAAACATCTGGAAGTCACCTCCATTATGACCACAGAAAGGATTGAGGAATATGGTCCGGTGGCGAGATTTGGGGTAGAAGAATTTGTGTCGGATAACGTGGTAATTGTGCGCAACGTGTTGGAAGGGGAAAGGAGACGGCGCACGGTGGAGGTATTAAAATTGAGGGGTACAACACACATGAAAGGGGAATATCCTTTTACCATTACAGGGGATGGTATTAATATCTTTCCTCTGGGGGCGATGCAACTTACCCAGCGCTCCTCAAACTCCCGTAGTTCGTCTGGTATTAAGACTCTTGATGACATGTGCGGTGGTGGTTTTTTCAAAGATTCTATCATATTGGCAACGGGCGCTACGGGTACAGGAAAAACTTTATTAGTGAGTAAATTTTTAGAAGAAGGATGTCGTCAGGGAGAACGGGCGATCTTATTTGCCTATGAAGAGTCACGGGCGCAGTTATCCCGTAATGCTTCTTCTTGGGGCATTGATTTTGAGGAAATGGAGAGTAAAGGTTTATTAAAACTATTATGTTCTTATCCCGAATCAGCCGGGCTAGAAGATCATTTACAAATGATTAAGTCCGAGATTGCGGAGTTTAAACCCAGTCGTATTGCTATTGATTCCTTATCAGCTTTAGCGAGGGGAGTTACTAATAACGCTTTCCGTCAATTTGTCATCGGTGTGACGGGTTACGCTAAACAGGAAGAGATTACAGGATTTTTCACTAATACTACAGATCAATTTATGGGCGCTCATTCCATTACAGAATCTCATATTTCTACCATTACTGACACGATTTTAATGTTACAGTATGTGGAAATTAGAGGAGAGATGTCGAGAGCCATTAACGTCTTTAAAATGCGTGGGTCATGGCATGACAAAGGAATTAGGGAATATAGTATTAGTAAGGAAGGTCCTAATATTAAAGATTCTTTCCGTAATTATGAAAGAATTATCTCTGGTTCGCCCAGTCGCATTAGTGTGGATGAGAAAACCGAATTATCCCGTATTGTGAAGGGAGTTAAAGATAAAGCGCCGTAA
- the kaiB gene encoding circadian clock protein KaiB, which yields MNPLKKTYVLKLYVAGNTPNSVRALKTLKTILEEEFKGVYALKVIDVLKNPQLAEEDKILATPTLSKVLPPPVRKIIGDLSDREKVLIGLDLLYEEIKDRE from the coding sequence ATGAATCCTCTAAAAAAAACCTACGTCCTCAAGTTATATGTAGCAGGAAATACCCCTAATTCAGTTCGAGCTTTGAAAACATTAAAAACTATTCTCGAAGAAGAATTTAAGGGCGTATATGCCCTCAAAGTGATTGATGTATTGAAAAATCCGCAACTAGCGGAAGAAGATAAAATTTTAGCTACCCCTACTCTCTCAAAGGTTTTACCGCCTCCAGTGCGGAAAATTATTGGTGATTTATCAGATCGAGAAAAAGTTTTAATCGGCTTAGATTTACTTTATGAGGAAATTAAAGATCGAGAATAA
- a CDS encoding circadian clock protein KaiA: MSSRLHICIFAPVTSITQSITDILDEGRYQLHFIQSPTELNQFVSENKEKIDCLIILYNHISNTIIDNFYEQGLILPMVIIESPDYPIDTEESNLIIPLENSYKQIADKQSYPLLYHIGEVKIKPTQLNNITNHIDKAITQFLYLAPSCSINENPATQNHQSQVEEKQNFLLLQQRRLASKLKERLGYLGIYYNRKSDYFYRNLEEEEKQELIKQLSLDYREIILNYFQSENDVNQEIDQFVNQCFFADLSVSQILEIHMELMDEFAQQLKLEGRNEEILIDYRLVLIDIIAHVCEMYRRSIPRENLPF, from the coding sequence TTGTCTTCTCGATTACATATCTGTATTTTTGCGCCCGTCACCAGTATCACTCAGTCTATCACTGACATACTCGATGAAGGGCGCTATCAACTTCATTTCATCCAATCACCCACAGAATTAAATCAATTCGTTTCGGAAAATAAAGAAAAAATCGACTGTCTTATAATACTATATAATCACATCAGCAATACAATTATCGATAATTTTTATGAACAGGGGTTGATTTTGCCAATGGTTATCATAGAATCCCCCGATTACCCCATCGATACTGAAGAAAGTAATTTGATAATACCGTTAGAAAATAGCTACAAACAAATTGCCGATAAACAATCTTATCCCCTGTTGTATCACATCGGCGAAGTGAAAATAAAACCCACACAGCTTAATAATATTACTAATCATATTGATAAAGCTATCACTCAATTTTTATATTTAGCCCCCAGTTGTTCTATAAATGAAAATCCTGCCACCCAAAATCATCAATCTCAGGTGGAGGAAAAACAAAATTTTTTACTTCTACAACAAAGAAGATTAGCCTCAAAACTAAAAGAAAGACTAGGTTATTTAGGAATTTATTACAATCGTAAATCTGACTATTTTTATCGTAATCTTGAGGAAGAAGAAAAACAAGAACTAATTAAACAATTAAGTCTTGATTATCGAGAGATTATTCTCAATTATTTTCAATCTGAAAATGACGTTAATCAAGAAATAGATCAATTTGTTAATCAATGTTTTTTTGCTGACTTATCAGTATCACAAATACTAGAAATTCACATGGAATTAATGGATGAATTTGCTCAACAATTAAAACTGGAGGGGCGCAATGAAGAAATTTTGATTGATTATCGTTTAGTTTTAATTGATATTATTGCTCATGTTTGTGAAATGTATCGTCGCTCAATTCCCAGAGAAAATTTACCTTTTTAG
- a CDS encoding AI-2E family transporter, whose product MNFGQSIGFLAFLISLSILWQIRQLLLLIFMAVIFAVAFNRLVRLLIGFNFSRKYATLFVSLLSLIVLNILLILILPPFIAQFELLINSLPKVWQQIRPTLETVYNQYLQSTGIFPSLNEIIKNYSNLSSDVVNNFLVIFSNVFAVSLQLGLVLFLTVVFLLNPPLYRNYFTKLFPSFYRRRVNEILDKSEIAIVSWLTGILINCLFIGTLSGVGLLILGVKLVLVHALLAGLLNFIPNIGPTASVIFPITSALLYNPWQVVGILIWYFIIQTIESYWLTPKVMAEKVSLLPAVTLFAQIFFAQSFGIIGLILALPLTVVLKTWLEELLFVDILDRWEVGETQN is encoded by the coding sequence ATGAATTTTGGTCAATCCATCGGCTTTTTAGCGTTTTTAATTTCTTTGTCTATCCTATGGCAAATACGCCAACTATTACTACTGATTTTTATGGCGGTAATTTTTGCAGTAGCTTTTAATCGTCTAGTTAGGCTATTAATTGGTTTTAATTTTTCACGAAAATACGCCACTTTATTTGTATCATTATTATCATTAATTGTTTTAAATATTTTATTAATTTTAATTTTACCGCCCTTCATTGCACAATTTGAATTATTAATTAACAGTTTGCCAAAAGTTTGGCAACAAATCAGACCCACATTAGAAACAGTTTATAATCAATACCTACAAAGTACAGGAATATTTCCTAGTTTGAATGAAATTATTAAAAATTACAGTAACTTAAGTAGTGATGTTGTTAATAACTTTTTAGTAATTTTTTCTAACGTATTTGCTGTTAGTTTACAACTTGGTTTAGTGTTATTCTTAACGGTGGTATTTTTACTAAATCCGCCCTTATATCGAAATTATTTTACTAAATTATTTCCCTCTTTTTACCGCCGTCGAGTTAACGAAATTTTAGATAAAAGTGAAATTGCCATTGTTAGTTGGTTAACTGGAATTTTGATTAATTGCTTATTTATTGGCACTTTGAGCGGAGTAGGCTTACTCATTTTAGGGGTAAAATTAGTTTTAGTTCATGCCTTACTCGCCGGATTACTTAACTTTATTCCCAATATAGGACCCACTGCAAGTGTTATCTTCCCCATTACCAGCGCCCTCCTCTACAACCCTTGGCAAGTGGTAGGAATACTAATATGGTACTTTATCATTCAAACTATTGAAAGCTATTGGTTAACCCCAAAAGTAATGGCAGAGAAGGTTTCACTCTTACCAGCGGTAACACTTTTTGCCCAAATTTTCTTCGCTCAATCCTTCGGTATCATTGGTTTAATTTTAGCTTTACCTTTAACCGTTGTGCTGAAAACTTGGCTAGAAGAATTGCTATTTGTTGATATTTTAGATCGTTGGGAAGTGGGCGAGACTCAAAATTAG
- a CDS encoding DUF389 domain-containing protein, which produces MKDPKHHQHWYNLTSKWASPKKMKAVGRWLTATVNRFLPHASPTRVTKLHQDLTADSSWGVDYLLTTIASCLIATFGLLSNSAAVIIGAMIVAPLMLPLRGLAFSACEADFGLFRKSLLSLVGATVLALFISWFIAIMVALPDFGSEIIARTRPTLMDLGIAITAGLISGFGKVRSGISETLAGTAIAVALMPPLCVVGISVAGGAFGNGMGAFLLYVTNLLGITLACMIAFILSGYTKVTKALGWATFMTAFLLIPLGTRFFQLIEQERVEKEINRKLANETITVGQDVDEVKVNVRWRSNPPLVNVTLQTDKEITPNEVRLVRDYLNATINREFELVFYTVPIRRITTEDDVLLDQDSPENLLNDFQNSDDFSLPNYDFTPFQRPHNSP; this is translated from the coding sequence ATGAAAGACCCTAAACATCATCAACATTGGTACAATTTAACCAGTAAATGGGCTTCTCCTAAAAAAATGAAAGCTGTCGGGCGCTGGTTAACTGCAACCGTTAATCGTTTTTTGCCCCATGCCTCACCTACCCGTGTTACCAAGTTACACCAAGATTTAACTGCTGATTCCAGTTGGGGTGTGGACTATCTTCTGACTACTATTGCTTCTTGTTTGATCGCTACTTTTGGGTTGTTGAGTAATAGCGCCGCCGTGATTATTGGGGCCATGATTGTTGCACCTTTAATGTTGCCTTTAAGGGGTTTGGCTTTTTCTGCTTGTGAAGCGGATTTTGGGTTATTTCGTAAGTCTCTTTTGTCGTTGGTGGGCGCTACAGTATTAGCTTTATTTATTTCTTGGTTCATTGCTATTATGGTGGCGTTACCTGATTTTGGCTCAGAAATTATCGCTCGAACTAGACCAACTTTAATGGATTTAGGCATTGCTATTACTGCCGGGTTAATTAGCGGTTTTGGCAAAGTAAGATCAGGTATTAGTGAAACCTTGGCTGGTACTGCCATTGCAGTAGCTTTAATGCCTCCCCTTTGTGTGGTGGGAATTTCTGTGGCGGGGGGCGCTTTTGGTAACGGCATGGGCGCTTTTTTATTATATGTCACCAATTTATTAGGCATTACCCTTGCTTGTATGATTGCCTTTATCTTATCAGGATATACAAAAGTCACAAAAGCCTTAGGATGGGCAACTTTCATGACGGCTTTTTTATTAATACCCCTCGGTACTAGATTTTTTCAATTAATCGAGCAAGAAAGAGTTGAAAAAGAGATTAACCGTAAATTAGCCAATGAAACCATCACGGTAGGGCAAGATGTGGACGAAGTAAAAGTTAATGTTCGTTGGCGCAGTAATCCACCTTTAGTTAATGTTACCTTACAAACTGATAAAGAGATTACACCCAATGAAGTTAGATTAGTCCGAGATTATCTTAACGCTACAATTAACCGAGAATTTGAGTTAGTCTTCTATACTGTACCGATTAGAAGAATTACTACGGAAGATGATGTATTGCTTGATCAGGATTCTCCAGAAAATTTATTGAATGATTTTCAAAACAGTGACGATTTCAGTCTCCCTAACTATGATTTTACCCCCTTCCAGCGCCCTCATAACTCCCCATAA
- the yidD gene encoding membrane protein insertion efficiency factor YidD — MKKVLISLIRGYRYFISPLFPPSCRFQPTCSQYALMAIERHGSIKGSYLALRRILRCHPFHPGGYDPVPPCHHDQS, encoded by the coding sequence ATGAAAAAAGTTTTAATATCATTAATTCGAGGTTATCGATACTTTATTTCGCCTCTTTTCCCCCCTAGTTGTCGTTTCCAGCCCACTTGTTCACAATACGCCCTTATGGCTATTGAGCGCCATGGTAGCATCAAAGGAAGTTACTTAGCCTTGCGACGGATTCTGCGCTGTCATCCTTTTCACCCCGGCGGTTATGATCCCGTACCACCTTGCCATCACGATCAGTCATAA
- a CDS encoding DUF1517 domain-containing protein, translating into MAIGDRFNQFWGKTRFVVSRIFLHLQGEEIAPLLGILNNNALNIIDADGDMAVTGGALVNVCESLLQYQNWWQSASNEGDVFWAEEGAGDFVTELFTDSANRYLAEASFQGKENQPLSLPITHNLVVMITVAFEGEVPEIETDLADFSALTEALKALISLNYKGKYRAVSLHFSPAKLGDILTDDQVIINFPELIPL; encoded by the coding sequence ATGGCTATCGGTGATCGTTTCAATCAATTTTGGGGTAAAACAAGATTTGTGGTTTCTCGTATTTTTCTTCATTTACAAGGGGAAGAAATTGCTCCTCTGTTGGGAATTTTAAATAATAATGCCCTTAATATCATTGATGCCGATGGAGATATGGCGGTGACGGGAGGGGCGCTGGTTAATGTTTGTGAAAGTTTATTGCAGTATCAAAATTGGTGGCAAAGTGCTAGTAACGAAGGAGATGTATTTTGGGCGGAGGAGGGCGCTGGAGATTTTGTGACGGAATTATTTACTGATTCTGCCAATCGTTATCTTGCGGAAGCCTCTTTTCAAGGAAAGGAAAATCAACCTCTTTCTTTGCCCATTACCCATAATTTGGTAGTGATGATTACCGTTGCCTTTGAGGGAGAAGTGCCAGAAATTGAAACGGATTTAGCCGATTTTTCTGCTTTAACAGAGGCTCTAAAAGCCTTAATTAGCCTTAACTATAAGGGAAAATATCGAGCTGTTTCTCTACATTTTTCCCCTGCTAAATTGGGAGATATCCTCACAGATGATCAAGTTATTATTAATTTTCCAGAATTGATTCCTTTATAA